A portion of the Halodesulfovibrio aestuarii DSM 17919 = ATCC 29578 genome contains these proteins:
- a CDS encoding DNA translocase FtsK: MVALLLEDGITNTQRITRELFSLFITFWGILLTISLVTFSQADPSLNHIVSSPKTIHNAAGLFGAYLSGLLVDMLGLTSYLLALGFLASGIRCFFAKICIEWWRWFGLFLFSLSVCSLSSAAPLNIGEILGGGLLGDVLFGVTWYYLRPIGSTLLWIFITLCAVQLIMGGTWAGLFAWLTKLSGNIKKPSLKKTITTKKKTKIKKTSEVSNEKKARRSLFGKKTEAPDAASSSICVPSKNNEPEIWDEIASTGAISNEFSSVIIDEPVKSTEEETSLIGEGNPFEDGLDFPEAKRGTTKKSKKVSLPVLDLFTNSNDDIEKTPREVLETKGRLVMECLEDFNVQGELQRITPGPVVTMFEVKPAPGVKVSKIANLSNDIAMALSAVSVRIQAPIPGKDTVGIEIPNEIRELVSLRELFASETFINSKDPLTLAIGKDISGIPFTSDLAKMPHLLVAGATGQGKSVFINSVLMSLLFKTTPDSLQLLLIDPKRIELAVYADLPHLVHPVVTDMSQAKNALDWAVHEMDKRYEAMSRMGVRNVLSYNAKLKQLGDDRPENLIDLQPIPYLVIIIDELADLMLTAAKEVETSIVRLAQLARAAGIHLILATQRPSVDVVTGLIKANFPCRISFQVTGKHDSRTILDTVGAEHLLGKGDMLFKPGGGRLTRMHGAFVSDDDVISVVAHWKKQLPPSYKVDFVEWATAGTGNTSGSMNGVENGNNSTADDPLYGECVAFVIENGKASISLIQRRFRIGFNKAARFVEQMEQDGIVGPADGSKPRTVLAKKEQPTG; the protein is encoded by the coding sequence TTGGTAGCACTCCTACTGGAGGATGGTATTACGAATACGCAACGTATAACTCGCGAACTTTTTTCTTTATTCATCACATTCTGGGGCATTTTACTTACTATCAGCCTCGTGACATTTAGTCAGGCTGACCCAAGCCTCAATCATATCGTAAGTTCGCCTAAAACTATTCATAACGCTGCTGGTCTTTTTGGAGCATATCTTTCAGGACTTCTGGTCGATATGCTCGGGCTGACCTCGTACCTTTTAGCTCTGGGATTTCTTGCATCCGGCATTCGCTGTTTTTTTGCAAAAATTTGCATTGAGTGGTGGAGGTGGTTCGGCTTATTTTTATTCAGCCTCAGTGTTTGCTCACTAAGTTCTGCCGCACCATTAAATATTGGAGAAATCCTAGGCGGAGGTTTACTGGGTGACGTGCTGTTTGGTGTTACATGGTATTATTTACGGCCAATCGGCAGCACATTACTTTGGATTTTTATAACACTATGTGCAGTGCAACTCATCATGGGTGGCACGTGGGCTGGCCTGTTTGCATGGCTCACAAAACTTAGTGGTAATATTAAAAAGCCATCACTCAAAAAAACGATTACAACCAAAAAGAAAACAAAGATTAAAAAAACATCTGAAGTTAGCAATGAGAAAAAAGCTCGGCGCTCTCTCTTTGGCAAAAAAACTGAAGCCCCTGATGCAGCCTCGTCATCTATTTGTGTCCCATCGAAAAACAATGAACCAGAAATTTGGGATGAAATAGCTTCAACGGGCGCAATCTCCAATGAATTCAGCTCCGTCATTATTGATGAACCTGTAAAATCAACCGAAGAAGAAACATCATTAATTGGAGAGGGTAATCCTTTTGAGGATGGTCTTGATTTCCCCGAAGCAAAAAGGGGAACTACCAAGAAAAGCAAAAAAGTTTCGTTGCCCGTGCTTGACCTCTTCACCAACAGTAATGACGATATTGAAAAAACTCCGCGTGAAGTATTGGAGACGAAAGGGCGTCTTGTTATGGAGTGCCTTGAAGACTTCAACGTGCAAGGCGAACTGCAACGCATTACTCCCGGCCCAGTTGTCACCATGTTTGAAGTTAAACCGGCACCAGGAGTTAAAGTAAGCAAAATTGCAAATTTATCTAACGATATAGCAATGGCATTGAGTGCCGTTTCTGTACGAATCCAAGCTCCGATTCCGGGAAAGGATACAGTCGGTATCGAAATACCAAATGAAATCAGAGAGTTGGTTTCTTTACGAGAACTTTTTGCGTCAGAAACGTTTATCAACTCAAAAGATCCGCTTACTTTGGCTATCGGTAAAGATATTTCCGGCATACCCTTTACATCAGACTTGGCAAAAATGCCTCACTTGCTTGTTGCGGGTGCAACCGGTCAGGGTAAAAGTGTTTTTATCAACTCAGTGCTGATGAGTTTACTGTTTAAAACCACACCAGACTCACTTCAATTGCTGCTTATTGACCCAAAACGTATTGAGCTTGCAGTTTATGCGGATTTACCGCACTTAGTGCACCCTGTTGTGACTGATATGTCTCAGGCTAAGAATGCGCTGGACTGGGCAGTACATGAAATGGACAAACGTTACGAAGCCATGTCCCGCATGGGTGTTCGTAACGTTTTGAGTTATAATGCTAAATTAAAGCAATTGGGTGATGACAGACCGGAAAATCTGATAGACCTACAGCCAATACCATACTTAGTTATCATCATCGATGAACTTGCAGACCTTATGCTAACCGCAGCAAAAGAAGTTGAAACCAGTATTGTTCGACTTGCTCAGCTTGCCCGAGCAGCAGGTATTCACCTTATCCTTGCAACGCAGCGTCCAAGTGTTGATGTTGTGACGGGTCTGATTAAAGCTAACTTCCCATGTCGAATATCTTTTCAAGTTACAGGCAAACATGACTCGCGGACGATTCTTGATACAGTCGGTGCGGAGCACTTGCTGGGCAAAGGTGACATGCTATTCAAACCTGGCGGGGGAAGACTCACCCGAATGCATGGAGCATTTGTAAGTGATGATGACGTAATCTCAGTTGTTGCCCATTGGAAAAAACAGCTTCCACCTTCATACAAGGTTGATTTTGTAGAATGGGCAACAGCAGGAACCGGTAATACATCCGGTTCAATGAATGGTGTGGAAAACGGTAACAACAGTACAGCGGATGACCCATTATACGGAGAATGTGTTGCTTTTGTTATTGAAAATGGCAAAGCATCTATTTCTCTTATCCAACGTCGATTCAGAATTGGCTTTAATAAAGCAGCCCGTTTTGTTGAACAAATGGAGCAAGACGGGATCGTTGGACCAGCTGACGGGAGCAAGCCACGAACAGTGCTTGCCAAAAAAGAGCAACCAACAGGATAG
- the efp gene encoding elongation factor P: MFSTTDFKRGLKILLDGTPYEIVEFQHFKPGKGGAMIRTKLRNLLTGRVVDNTFRSGEKVGRPDIEHAAMQYLYMEGDNLVLMDLGSYEQHYMSTEKSDGAENFLKDGQEVKVMLYNGEPLILELPAALVFEVTHTEPGAKGDTVSNVTKPATIETGLEVNVPLFINIGDKIKIDTRTREYLGRENS; the protein is encoded by the coding sequence ATGTTCTCAACCACTGATTTTAAACGTGGTCTTAAAATCCTTTTAGACGGCACCCCATACGAAATTGTAGAATTTCAGCACTTTAAACCGGGCAAAGGCGGTGCTATGATCCGCACAAAGCTGCGCAACCTTCTTACAGGCCGCGTAGTTGATAACACCTTCCGTTCCGGTGAAAAAGTTGGTCGTCCGGATATTGAACATGCTGCAATGCAGTACCTCTACATGGAAGGTGACAACCTTGTTCTGATGGACCTCGGTTCTTACGAACAGCACTACATGAGCACCGAAAAATCTGATGGTGCAGAAAACTTCCTTAAAGACGGTCAGGAAGTAAAAGTAATGCTCTACAATGGTGAACCACTTATTCTGGAACTTCCTGCAGCTCTTGTATTCGAAGTAACCCACACCGAACCAGGTGCAAAAGGTGACACGGTTTCCAACGTTACAAAACCAGCTACCATTGAAACAGGTCTGGAAGTAAACGTTCCTCTGTTCATCAACATTGGTGATAAAATCAAAATTGATACTCGTACTCGTGAGTACCTTGGTCGCGAAAACTCATAA
- a CDS encoding type II 3-dehydroquinate dehydratase, with amino-acid sequence MPGYNILVLNGPNLGALGKRQPEIYGSSTMDILPELVLQVLGKNSQRVSLEFYQNNSEGKLIDRIEQAREEGIDGIVLNAGAYTHTSLALADCLAWIELPVVEVHLSNVLARSEPTRQKSFIGRHVIGVIAGFGMMSYALAVQALFQHLEN; translated from the coding sequence ATGCCCGGTTACAACATATTGGTTCTTAATGGTCCTAACTTAGGAGCACTAGGAAAACGCCAGCCGGAAATCTATGGTAGCAGCACCATGGATATTTTACCCGAACTGGTATTGCAGGTGCTTGGAAAAAATAGCCAACGCGTTTCCCTTGAATTTTATCAAAATAATTCAGAAGGCAAACTGATTGATCGCATTGAACAAGCAAGAGAAGAAGGGATTGACGGCATAGTGCTTAATGCTGGTGCCTACACCCACACTAGCCTTGCTTTAGCAGATTGTCTTGCCTGGATTGAATTGCCCGTGGTGGAGGTACATTTAAGCAATGTACTTGCTCGCTCCGAACCAACGCGGCAAAAAAGTTTTATTGGTCGACATGTCATTGGTGTTATTGCAGGTTTCGGCATGATGAGTTACGCACTTGCCGTGCAGGCACTGTTTCAGCACCTTGAAAATTAG
- the yihA gene encoding ribosome biogenesis GTP-binding protein YihA/YsxC: MQPNLILEDTIYTLEQLQEIEVPQIALAGRSNVGKSSLINALAGRKNLARISSTPGKTQSINFYKVEPWQYYLVDLPGYGYAKVSKADRQKWAELINQYLISTPGLKALAVLIDSRVPPQQIDIELTSYARQIDLPLIPILTKCDKCKQRERDAKQNEWAKLLGGIRPIMSSASSGLGLDKIWHAFAEHAMDPEEFARIDAEVKKARAEKKAQRVARAEKRENASPKAKTKKATPSNKKKKKK, from the coding sequence ATGCAACCAAATCTTATTTTAGAAGACACAATATATACGCTCGAACAACTTCAAGAAATTGAGGTTCCGCAAATTGCTCTTGCAGGACGCTCCAATGTTGGTAAGTCTTCTCTTATCAATGCGTTAGCAGGACGAAAAAATCTCGCCCGCATTAGTTCTACACCTGGCAAAACCCAATCAATCAACTTTTATAAAGTTGAACCTTGGCAATACTATCTTGTAGATCTTCCAGGCTACGGTTACGCGAAGGTTTCTAAAGCAGATCGCCAGAAATGGGCTGAGCTTATTAATCAGTACCTCATTTCCACTCCGGGACTCAAAGCTCTCGCAGTTCTTATCGACAGTCGCGTTCCGCCACAGCAAATTGATATCGAGCTGACTAGCTATGCCCGGCAGATTGATCTGCCACTTATCCCAATTCTCACGAAATGTGATAAGTGTAAGCAGCGTGAGCGCGATGCAAAACAAAATGAATGGGCAAAACTCCTTGGCGGAATTAGACCCATTATGTCTTCAGCTTCATCCGGATTAGGCCTCGACAAGATCTGGCATGCATTTGCAGAACATGCGATGGATCCAGAAGAGTTTGCCCGAATTGATGCGGAAGTGAAAAAAGCCAGAGCTGAGAAAAAAGCACAACGCGTTGCTCGTGCTGAAAAACGTGAGAACGCTAGCCCTAAGGCAAAAACAAAAAAAGCTACTCCTTCTAATAAGAAAAAGAAGAAAAAGTAG
- a CDS encoding PEP/pyruvate-binding domain-containing protein: MAKKKADDSKSVKAQATKIVELQKKLVLTGADIVAIGEEAELLVGGKNYNTAIISQVDGIRAPQFRAISSIAFHQLMDETKVNASLVRSMVDKEYNRIDWNDPEINKDPEFLQKFVRNIAKEIRAEAEAEGTQNTLKTRTFVNNVVEGFATSPEGIDQLRKRSVLVQAGILSVVLPDSVTGCVRDAYNAICKEAGLEDVPVAVRSSAAGEDSRKKAFAGLQDTYLNIVSENRCVEAYHWDCASAYNLRSMTYRREAILDAMARAEATGDNSIAIKAKEEWAIENTSLSVCIMRMINPVISGTAFSADTATGCRGTDRKDLVSIDASYGLGEAVVGGMVTPDKFYVFQRDDKQEVVIRQMGCKDKKIVYEAKGGTKMVDVPDLEAFRWSLSLAQAEEVARGVRGISIAYGGMIMDTEFCIDDADRLWFVQARPETRWNEEFELHPDTIFMRRLEVDEKAAANAEVILEGNGASRGAGQGRVKYLRSALELNKIIKGDILAAERTDPDMVPGMRIASSILADVGGDTSHAAITSRELGIPAIIGIQRLEVLRNLDGEEITVDGTRGKVYRGLLPLKEVGGEMNLAKLPETKTKVGLILADVGQSLFLSRLRNVTDFEVGLLRAEFMLGNISIHPKALEAYDSGELERVVASKVHELESQLTKVLREQLALGIVGVDFNLREYVGHLTGLSEEIEKLTENEQPRGTDEVLAVHRRMRELDHKLDAYMETATRRFDVLKTSENLEDHISAVMGFSDELMKLTGTDPESTRRKAEIDASVKALTAKAATDPVVMDVIQKVQQVRVEVALTSGLEKEIRDMRSIPENIRTIIKSRGYRSGKEHYVQTLSQGLALFAMAFYGKDIIYRTTDFKSNEYRNLLGGSLFEHFEDNPMLGYRGVSRNIHDWEIEAFKLARGVYGGTNLQIMLPFVRTLEEGRAMRRYLEQVHKLKRGEDGLKIILMSEIPSNAILAKQFIQEFDGFSIGSNDMTQMVLATDRDNASLSHIYDEEDPAVIWAILCTIFTGQKYGKKVGFCGQGVSNSTVLRGLVAIAGIVSASVVPDTYFQTKMDMAEIEQENIKTEQLGQWLGDKYLQKIRVLLNENGYGHILKKYKNAQDILDWYEGEIARLHEQLRESIETPKEKFYRQELEQFRAKFHKPVIYAGWNWEQTVLDALHQAGFASFEEQAVALEAQRKKKW, from the coding sequence ATGGCCAAGAAAAAGGCTGACGATTCCAAGAGTGTTAAAGCACAAGCGACTAAGATTGTAGAACTTCAAAAAAAATTAGTTCTTACAGGTGCAGATATTGTAGCCATTGGCGAAGAAGCAGAGCTTCTTGTTGGTGGTAAAAACTACAACACCGCTATTATTAGTCAGGTTGACGGTATTCGGGCTCCGCAATTTCGTGCAATCTCTTCCATAGCCTTCCACCAGCTCATGGATGAAACGAAAGTGAACGCTTCACTTGTTCGCTCCATGGTTGACAAAGAGTACAACCGAATTGACTGGAATGACCCTGAAATTAACAAAGACCCTGAGTTCTTGCAGAAGTTTGTACGAAACATCGCTAAAGAAATTCGCGCTGAAGCTGAAGCTGAAGGCACTCAGAACACCCTTAAGACTAGAACCTTTGTAAACAACGTTGTTGAGGGTTTTGCTACTTCTCCAGAAGGAATTGACCAGCTTCGCAAACGTTCAGTACTGGTTCAGGCCGGCATCCTCTCTGTAGTGTTGCCTGACAGTGTAACCGGTTGCGTACGAGATGCGTACAACGCAATCTGCAAAGAAGCGGGGCTTGAAGACGTTCCTGTAGCAGTCCGATCATCCGCGGCTGGCGAAGATTCTCGCAAAAAAGCATTTGCAGGTCTTCAGGATACGTACCTGAACATCGTTAGCGAAAACAGATGTGTTGAAGCGTACCATTGGGATTGCGCGTCTGCGTATAACCTTCGCTCAATGACCTACCGTCGTGAAGCCATTCTGGATGCAATGGCGCGTGCAGAAGCAACCGGCGACAATTCGATTGCGATTAAAGCAAAAGAAGAATGGGCCATTGAAAATACATCACTTTCTGTTTGTATTATGCGCATGATTAACCCTGTTATATCCGGTACTGCATTCTCCGCAGATACTGCAACAGGTTGTCGCGGCACAGACAGAAAAGACCTTGTTTCCATTGATGCTAGTTACGGTCTCGGCGAGGCAGTAGTTGGCGGTATGGTAACCCCTGATAAATTCTACGTGTTCCAGCGCGACGATAAACAAGAAGTTGTTATTCGTCAGATGGGTTGCAAAGACAAAAAAATTGTCTACGAAGCAAAGGGTGGCACCAAAATGGTGGATGTTCCTGACCTCGAAGCATTCCGTTGGTCACTTTCACTTGCACAGGCAGAAGAAGTAGCGCGTGGCGTTCGTGGCATTTCAATTGCTTACGGCGGCATGATCATGGATACAGAATTTTGTATTGATGACGCTGATAGACTCTGGTTTGTTCAGGCTCGTCCAGAAACCCGCTGGAATGAAGAATTTGAACTTCATCCAGATACTATTTTCATGCGCCGTCTTGAGGTGGATGAAAAAGCAGCAGCAAATGCAGAAGTTATCTTAGAAGGTAACGGTGCATCTCGCGGTGCAGGACAAGGACGTGTAAAATATCTCCGTTCAGCACTTGAACTGAACAAAATTATTAAAGGTGATATTCTGGCAGCAGAACGTACCGACCCTGACATGGTTCCGGGCATGCGTATTGCTTCTTCTATTCTTGCAGACGTCGGTGGTGACACCAGTCACGCTGCTATCACCTCTCGAGAACTTGGTATTCCGGCAATCATTGGTATCCAGCGTCTTGAAGTTCTTCGCAACCTTGATGGCGAAGAGATTACAGTTGATGGTACTCGTGGCAAAGTATATCGCGGTCTACTTCCTCTAAAAGAGGTTGGCGGCGAAATGAATCTTGCAAAGCTGCCTGAAACCAAGACCAAAGTTGGCCTTATTCTCGCCGACGTAGGTCAATCTCTTTTCCTTTCCAGACTTAGAAATGTAACCGATTTCGAGGTTGGTCTGCTCCGTGCAGAGTTCATGCTCGGCAACATATCCATCCACCCGAAAGCACTTGAAGCTTACGATTCCGGAGAACTAGAACGAGTAGTTGCTAGCAAAGTGCACGAGTTGGAAAGTCAGCTTACAAAAGTGCTTCGTGAACAGCTTGCTCTGGGTATTGTTGGTGTAGACTTCAACCTTCGTGAGTACGTAGGTCACCTAACCGGTCTTTCCGAAGAAATTGAAAAGCTTACCGAAAATGAACAGCCACGCGGCACCGACGAAGTACTTGCAGTACACCGTCGCATGCGTGAACTTGATCATAAGCTTGATGCATACATGGAAACGGCAACACGTCGATTTGATGTCCTCAAGACTTCTGAAAACCTTGAAGACCACATTTCTGCTGTTATGGGCTTCTCTGATGAACTGATGAAGCTCACCGGAACAGATCCGGAAAGCACTCGACGCAAGGCTGAAATTGATGCATCAGTGAAAGCGCTTACAGCCAAGGCAGCCACAGATCCTGTAGTTATGGACGTAATCCAAAAAGTACAGCAGGTTCGTGTAGAGGTTGCTCTCACTTCCGGCTTAGAAAAAGAAATCCGTGACATGCGCAGTATTCCAGAAAATATCCGCACCATTATTAAATCACGCGGATACCGTTCTGGTAAAGAACATTACGTACAGACCCTCTCACAGGGACTCGCACTGTTCGCAATGGCATTCTATGGAAAAGACATTATCTACAGAACCACCGACTTCAAATCCAATGAGTACCGCAACTTGCTTGGCGGTTCTTTGTTTGAACACTTCGAAGATAACCCAATGCTTGGCTACCGTGGTGTTTCCCGTAACATCCACGATTGGGAAATCGAAGCTTTCAAACTTGCTCGTGGCGTGTACGGCGGAACCAATCTGCAGATTATGCTTCCATTTGTCCGTACACTTGAAGAAGGTAGAGCAATGCGCCGCTACCTCGAGCAGGTGCACAAACTCAAGCGTGGCGAAGATGGTCTCAAAATCATCCTCATGTCTGAGATCCCAAGTAACGCTATTCTTGCAAAACAGTTTATTCAGGAATTCGACGGATTCTCCATCGGCTCCAACGATATGACTCAGATGGTTCTGGCAACTGACCGAGATAATGCAAGTCTTTCCCACATCTACGATGAAGAAGATCCTGCTGTTATCTGGGCAATTCTTTGTACCATCTTCACTGGTCAGAAATACGGTAAAAAAGTTGGCTTCTGCGGTCAGGGTGTTTCAAACAGCACCGTGCTTCGTGGTCTTGTTGCCATTGCTGGAATTGTATCTGCGTCAGTAGTACCAGACACATACTTCCAGACAAAAATGGACATGGCTGAGATAGAGCAGGAGAACATTAAAACCGAACAGCTCGGTCAGTGGCTTGGTGACAAGTACCTTCAGAAAATTCGTGTTCTGTTAAATGAAAATGGATACGGACATATTCTCAAGAAGTACAAAAACGCTCAGGACATCCTCGATTGGTATGAAGGTGAAATTGCTCGTTTACATGAGCAGCTTCGCGAATCTATCGAAACTCCTAAAGAAAAATTCTACCGTCAGGAACTGGAACAATTCCGTGCGAAGTTCCACAAACCTGTAATTTATGCAGGCTGGAACTGGGAACAGACGGTTCTTGACGCTCTCCACCAAGCCGGCTTCGCTAGCTTTGAAGAGCAAGCTGTTGCTCTTGAAGCACAGCGCAAGAAAAAATGGTAG